The Tenebrio molitor chromosome 3, icTenMoli1.1, whole genome shotgun sequence genome contains a region encoding:
- the LOC138125737 gene encoding uncharacterized protein isoform X1: MSRNIQTVTKWLPSDVKGSEIIFQECKNLKRSSTNLLQRISALLENLKKKYNTKIHHNCIQNELNIQELEDINLTMDVMVNNFSLVFQKLNFECDSQIIMEKIKIWKDLLWKIKLKICYFIQELINEIAYLFIYYGEILLTLTLRISTAYNNLFAIDSKFGIVKNMSVCNNTCPYLFFPLRKISVTRLLQMISSNRAELCCHKLIDCLLETYKLYETNDDDNSSDNSSFEIYRALTKHMSPPDPSEPTNKNKILNFDNGSNNETFLSIEELIAYEEKNVLDLLDTILKVAPAMLGCDGVKKSKSTGATKISTKARQKVLDYYEQILWGEVGNFLEHIILWWASSPLSARSPHSSQHLREWITQFIPTAEIPSVVLSALTSLADALGVHVTLTSWDQHFRLALVSSKSMYNPETGKLFCNVLQDLVMLCNQCEITPDWIIGAPLEELPLVEQIPVLHRLDHSIHTTRLWAVSETKKIANNWNVDAFFTVTHTDIVSCLAQLNSLRFTDHSADIEKGGLGVHVQVCTLMRAKLASEVQENITKLKGTPNECVKGLASICRTISLANLQMIFPENSYWRRVSTQLPEKPSSYVDKFLDRILTPILVATDDHVISNMILQIMCESWLDHIYMNKIKFSQYGACQLLCDFGYVETWLINSSVATQAMRKKMIKNEVLRRCEGVGRLLLRCPGEQIKMIDKNKKIVVEPNSPSGEKTELMPAEMYVPNQEQWLELRAIKKRNLFKSSLCCGKF; the protein is encoded by the exons ATGTCGAGAAATATTCAAACAGTAACGAAATGGTTGCCTTCAGATGTAAAAGgttctgaaataatttttcaagaatGCAAGAATTTGAAGAGATCTTCAACAAATTTGCTGCAACGAATTAGTGCGCTTTTAGAAAACTTGAAGAAAAAGTACAATACGAAAATCCACCACAACTGCATCCAAAATGAATTGAACATACAA gaACTGGAAGACATTAACTTGACAATGGACGTTATGGTGAATAATTTCAGCCTGGTATTCCAGAAACTCAATTTTGAGTGTGATTCACAAataataatggagaaaattaaaatatggaAAGATTTACTgtggaaaattaaattgaagaTTTGCTACTTTATTCAAGAGCTGATCAACGAAATTGCTTATTTGTTCATTTATTATggagaaattttattaacactgacgttaag GATATCCACAGCTTACAATAACTTATTCGCAATAGATAGTAAATTTggtattgttaaaaatatgagCGTTTGCAACAATACTTGTCCGTATTTGTTCTTCCCGCTGAGAAAAATTTCAGTAACTAGACTTCTTCAGATGATATCGAGTAACAGGGCAGAATTATGTTGCCACAAATTAATAGACTGCCTCCTCGAAACTTACAAGTTATACGAAACCAACGACGACGACAACAGTTCCGACAActcgagttttgaaatttacagaGCCTTAACTAAGCACATGTCGCCACCCGACCCTTCCGAACcaaccaacaaaaacaaaatcttgAATTTTGACAACGGCAGCAACAACGAAACGTTCCTGAGCATCGAGGAGTTAATTGCCTACGAAGAGAAAAACGTTTTGGATTTGCTGGACACGATTTTGAAAGTTGCTCCTGCGATGCTGGGATGTGACGGCGTAAAAAAGTCCAAAAGCACCGGCGCGACCAAAATCAGCACAAAAGCTAGACAGAAAGTGCTGGATTATTACGAACAAATATTGTGGGGCGAAGTCGGGAATTTCTTAGAGCACATCATTCTCTGGTGGGCCTCGAGTCCGTTGTCGGCGCGATCGCCCCACAGCAGCCAACACTTGAGAGAATGGATAACTCAGTTTATACCGACGGCCGAGATCCCGTCGGTGGTCCTGTCGGCCCTAACGAGTCTCGCCGACGCGCTGGGGGTTCACGTCACTCTAACTTCTTGGGACCAACACTTCCGCTTAGCTTTAGTCTCTTCCAAATCAATGTACAATCCTGAAACTGGCAAGTTGTTTTGTAACGTGTTGCAAGACCTAGTGATGCTTTGTAATCAGTGTGAGATCACACCAGACTGGATTATCGGAGCCCCTTTAGAAGAGTTGCCTCTAGTGGAACAGATCCCCGTTCTGCACAGACTAG ATCACTCTATACACACCACAAGACTCTGGGCAGTCAGcgaaacgaaaaaaattgcgAACAACTGGAACGTCGACGCTTTCTTTACGGTCACCCACACAGATATTGTCAGTTGTCTCGCACAGTTGAATTCTTTGCGTTTCACTGACCACAGCGCAGACATCGAAAAGGGTGGTCTAGGTGTGCATGTCCAGGTCTGCACTCTGATGAGAGCGAAACTGGCCTCCGAAGTTCAAGAAAATATAACCAAACTGAAG GGCACTCCGAATGAGTGCGTCAAGGGCTTGGCTAGCATTTGCAGGACTATCAGTTTGGCCAACTTGCAGATGATTTTTCCTGAAAATTCCTACTGGCGCCGAGTTTCGACACAACTTCCCGAAAAACCTAGTTCCTACGTAGATAAGTTTTTAG ATCGAATCTTAACTCCAATCTTAGTAGCGACCGACGATCACGTTATCAGCAACATGATTTTACAGATCATGTGCGAATCTTGGCTCGATCACATTTACatgaataaaattaagttttctCAGTATGGGGCTTGTCAGTTGTTGTGCGATTTTGGCTACGTGGAAACTTGGTTGATCAACAGCTCTGTAGCGACGCAAGCTATGCGAAAGAAAATGATCAAAAACGAAGTTCTCAGGCGGTGCGAAGGTGTGGGACGATTACTGTTACGCTGTCCTGGCGAACAGATCAAAATGatcgacaaaaataaaaaaatcg TTGTAGAGCCGAACTCGCCGAGTGGGGAGAAAACAGAGTTGATGCCGGCCGAAATGTACGTTCCCAATCAAGAGCAGTGGCTGGAACTCAGGGCTATTAAGAAGAGAAACTTGTTTAAATCTTCCTTGTGCTGTGGGAAATTTTGA
- the LOC138125739 gene encoding NADPH-dependent diflavin oxidoreductase 1 → MFTNEKIVILYGSQTGNAQDLAERIWRESKRYYFKSCVKSMDDYNVLKLINEQCVIFICSTTGQGEEPDNMKQFWKFLLRKNLPADSLSNLKYAVLGLGDSSYTKFNFAAKRLHKRLLQLGAQSLIPLGLGDDQHDLGYDAAADPWIDSLWTNLLLIHPLPNGVQPLAKNFTITPRWNVNTSNLVDNLTKNQSIYYSTRKPTDFTVTVIDNYRTTHPDHFQDVRLVKLQTDGQQYCPGDVVVLRPKNLPWQVEAFQNILKSHNLNFDSTLKLTQNDPEIPVPEFLKQELSFQQLCEEYFDLMSIPRRHTFNILAQLTDSELEKEKCLEFTTAEGQDDLYSYCNRPKRNIVEVLQDFPHATKNITKEMLFEIFPPIKPREFSIASSCKMHQNEIHILLAVVKYKTKLIKERFGLCSNYLADLKPGDKVTASLKKGSFRFPSNSDVPVIMVGPGTGVAPFRNFVFEREKEGSASSKNLLLFFGCRSENFDFHCKNDFLQLQEEGKLNLIPAYSRDQENKVYVQHKILEHKDLVWEFLKRRGLIFIAGNAKLMPQAVREAFVEVCEKAGGMDKESAEKFVETMEKQNKYQTECWS, encoded by the exons ATGTTTACAAATGAGAAAATCGTGATATTGTACGGTTCACAAACGGGCAATGCTCAAGATTTAGCGGAAAGGATTTGGCGAGAATCGAAACgttattatttcaaaagttGCGTCAAGTCTATGGACGAttataatgttttaaaattaattaatgagcAGTGTGTGATTTTTATATGTTCAACAACTGGTCAAGGTGAAGAACCAGATAATATGAAGCAATTTTGGAAGTTtcttttaagaaaaaatcttCCCGCTGACTCTCTCTCAAATCtaaa ATATGCAGTGTTGGGCTTGGGAGATTCTAGTtatactaaatttaattttgccgCAAAACGATTACATAAGCGGTTATTGCAGTTAGGGGCCCAGTCTTTAATCCCTTTGGGTTTGGGTGATGACCAACATGATCTGGGATATGATGCAGCAGCTGATCCCTGGATTGATTCATTATGGACCAATTTACTCTTAATCCATCCGTTGCCAAATGGAGTTCAACCATTAGCAAAGAATTTTACCATAACTCCACG TTGGAATGTGAACACTTCAAATTTAGTCGATAATTTAACTAAAAAtcaatcaatttattattcaacTAGGAAACCAACTGATTTTACAGTAACTGTTATTGATAATTATAGAACGACCCATCCTGATCATTTTCAGGATGTGCGTTTAGTTAAATTACAAACTGACGGTCAGCAATACTGTCCTGGAGATGTTGTAGTTTTAAGACCTAAAAATCTGCCTTGGCAGGTGGAAGCTTTTCagaacattttaaaatcacacaatttaaattttgatagtacattaaaattgacacaaaatGATCCAGAAATTCCTGTACCTGAATTCTTGAAGCAAGAATTGTCATTTCAGCAGCTTTgtgaagaatattttgatttaatgTCAATACCAAGAAGGCACACTTTTAATATACTCGCTCAGTTAACAGACAGCGAATTGGAAAAAGAGAAATGTCTTGAATTTACTACTGCCGAAGGACAAGATGATCTTTACAGTTACTGCAACAGACCTAAAAGGAATATTGTGGAGGTCCTTCAAGATTTTCCCCATGCTACAAAAAATATCACAAAAGAGATgctgtttgaaatttttcctCCGATTAAACCCAGAGAATTTTCTATTGCAAGTAGTTGTAAAATGCATCAAAATGAAATTCATATTTTGCTAGCTGTTGTTAAATATAAAACTAAACTAATAAAAGAGCGCTTCGGTCTGTGTTCGAATTATTTAGCCGATTTGAAGCCTGGTGATAAGGTAACTGCATCGCTAAAGAAGGGTAGTTTCAGATTTCCTTCCAATTCT GATGTACCGGTTATTATGGTAGGTCCCGGCACAGGTGTCGCCCCCTTCCGAAATTTCGTTTTCGAAAGAGAGAAAGAAGGTTCAGCCTCTAGTAAAAATCTCTTGTTATTCTTCGGATGTCGCAGCGAAAACTTTGATTTTCATTGCAAAAATGATTTCTTACAGTTACAAGAGgaaggaaaattaaatttaattccgGCGTACTCCAGAgatcaagaaaataaagt GTACGTCCAGCATAAAATTTTGGAGCATAAAGATCTAGTTTGGGAATTTTTGAAACGACGTGGCCTAATATTTATCGCTGGTAATGCCAAATTGATGCCGCAAGCAGTGAGAGAGGCGTTCGTCGAAGTTTGTGAAAAGGCTGGCGGCATGGACAAAGAGAGCGCCGAAAAATTCGTAGAAACGATGGAGAAGCAAAACAAGTATCAAACGGAATGTTGGTCTTGA
- the LOC138125737 gene encoding uncharacterized protein isoform X2, giving the protein MSRNIQTVTKWLPSDVKGSEIIFQECKNLKRSSTNLLQRISALLENLKKKYNTKIHHNCIQNELNIQELEDINLTMDVMVNNFSLVFQKLNFECDSQIIMEKIKIWKDLLWKIKLKICYFIQELINEIAYLFIYYGEILLTLTLRISTAYNNLFAIDSKFGIVKNMSVCNNTCPYLFFPLRKISVTRLLQMISSNRAELCCHKLIDCLLETYKLYETNDDDNSSDNSSFEIYRALTKHMSPPDPSEPTNKNKILNFDNGSNNETFLSIEELIAYEEKNVLDLLDTILKVAPAMLGCDGVKKSKSTGATKISTKARQKVLDYYEQILWGEVGNFLEHIILWWASSPLSARSPHSSQHLREWITQFIPTAEIPSVVLSALTSLADALGVHVTLTSWDQHFRLALVSSKSMYNPETGKLFCNVLQDLVMLCNQCEITPDWIIGAPLEELPLVEQIPVLHRLDHSIHTTRLWAVSETKKIANNWNVDAFFTVTHTDIVSCLAQLNSLRFTDHSADIEKGGLGVHVQVCTLMRAKLASEVQENITKLKGTPNECVKGLASICRTISLANLQMIFPENSYWRRVSTQLPEKPSSYVDKFLDRILTPILVATDDHVISNMILQIMCESWLDHIYMNKIKFSQYGACQLLCDFGYVETWLINSSVATQAMRKKMIKNEVLRRCEGVGRLLLRCPGEQIKMIDKNKKIEPNSPSGEKTELMPAEMYVPNQEQWLELRAIKKRNLFKSSLCCGKF; this is encoded by the exons ATGTCGAGAAATATTCAAACAGTAACGAAATGGTTGCCTTCAGATGTAAAAGgttctgaaataatttttcaagaatGCAAGAATTTGAAGAGATCTTCAACAAATTTGCTGCAACGAATTAGTGCGCTTTTAGAAAACTTGAAGAAAAAGTACAATACGAAAATCCACCACAACTGCATCCAAAATGAATTGAACATACAA gaACTGGAAGACATTAACTTGACAATGGACGTTATGGTGAATAATTTCAGCCTGGTATTCCAGAAACTCAATTTTGAGTGTGATTCACAAataataatggagaaaattaaaatatggaAAGATTTACTgtggaaaattaaattgaagaTTTGCTACTTTATTCAAGAGCTGATCAACGAAATTGCTTATTTGTTCATTTATTATggagaaattttattaacactgacgttaag GATATCCACAGCTTACAATAACTTATTCGCAATAGATAGTAAATTTggtattgttaaaaatatgagCGTTTGCAACAATACTTGTCCGTATTTGTTCTTCCCGCTGAGAAAAATTTCAGTAACTAGACTTCTTCAGATGATATCGAGTAACAGGGCAGAATTATGTTGCCACAAATTAATAGACTGCCTCCTCGAAACTTACAAGTTATACGAAACCAACGACGACGACAACAGTTCCGACAActcgagttttgaaatttacagaGCCTTAACTAAGCACATGTCGCCACCCGACCCTTCCGAACcaaccaacaaaaacaaaatcttgAATTTTGACAACGGCAGCAACAACGAAACGTTCCTGAGCATCGAGGAGTTAATTGCCTACGAAGAGAAAAACGTTTTGGATTTGCTGGACACGATTTTGAAAGTTGCTCCTGCGATGCTGGGATGTGACGGCGTAAAAAAGTCCAAAAGCACCGGCGCGACCAAAATCAGCACAAAAGCTAGACAGAAAGTGCTGGATTATTACGAACAAATATTGTGGGGCGAAGTCGGGAATTTCTTAGAGCACATCATTCTCTGGTGGGCCTCGAGTCCGTTGTCGGCGCGATCGCCCCACAGCAGCCAACACTTGAGAGAATGGATAACTCAGTTTATACCGACGGCCGAGATCCCGTCGGTGGTCCTGTCGGCCCTAACGAGTCTCGCCGACGCGCTGGGGGTTCACGTCACTCTAACTTCTTGGGACCAACACTTCCGCTTAGCTTTAGTCTCTTCCAAATCAATGTACAATCCTGAAACTGGCAAGTTGTTTTGTAACGTGTTGCAAGACCTAGTGATGCTTTGTAATCAGTGTGAGATCACACCAGACTGGATTATCGGAGCCCCTTTAGAAGAGTTGCCTCTAGTGGAACAGATCCCCGTTCTGCACAGACTAG ATCACTCTATACACACCACAAGACTCTGGGCAGTCAGcgaaacgaaaaaaattgcgAACAACTGGAACGTCGACGCTTTCTTTACGGTCACCCACACAGATATTGTCAGTTGTCTCGCACAGTTGAATTCTTTGCGTTTCACTGACCACAGCGCAGACATCGAAAAGGGTGGTCTAGGTGTGCATGTCCAGGTCTGCACTCTGATGAGAGCGAAACTGGCCTCCGAAGTTCAAGAAAATATAACCAAACTGAAG GGCACTCCGAATGAGTGCGTCAAGGGCTTGGCTAGCATTTGCAGGACTATCAGTTTGGCCAACTTGCAGATGATTTTTCCTGAAAATTCCTACTGGCGCCGAGTTTCGACACAACTTCCCGAAAAACCTAGTTCCTACGTAGATAAGTTTTTAG ATCGAATCTTAACTCCAATCTTAGTAGCGACCGACGATCACGTTATCAGCAACATGATTTTACAGATCATGTGCGAATCTTGGCTCGATCACATTTACatgaataaaattaagttttctCAGTATGGGGCTTGTCAGTTGTTGTGCGATTTTGGCTACGTGGAAACTTGGTTGATCAACAGCTCTGTAGCGACGCAAGCTATGCGAAAGAAAATGATCAAAAACGAAGTTCTCAGGCGGTGCGAAGGTGTGGGACGATTACTGTTACGCTGTCCTGGCGAACAGATCAAAATGatcgacaaaaataaaaaaatcg AGCCGAACTCGCCGAGTGGGGAGAAAACAGAGTTGATGCCGGCCGAAATGTACGTTCCCAATCAAGAGCAGTGGCTGGAACTCAGGGCTATTAAGAAGAGAAACTTGTTTAAATCTTCCTTGTGCTGTGGGAAATTTTGA